GAGATAGACTGATGATGTTTGAAAGAGGGGAACTCAAAGAGATTAATGGGGAGCAGGGAGTCAAGACCACTGAGGATTTTCAAGAGCTAATGCACAAGATGATGAAAGAGGTCCTTGAAGCCATTTACGATGAAGACCTAACGGATCACCTTGGCAATCAGAAACACGCCGAGAAGGCGGGTGACGATGCCAATCCAAGGAATGGCTATAGGCCGAAGACGGTGCAGTCCTACTTAGAAGAGATCAAACTCTATGTGTCTCGTGATCAGAAATCAACTTTTGACCGCCGGGTGGTGAAAAATGGCAATGTGATATTCCCTGCATAGAAGCGAAGGTGGTTTCAATGCGC
This genomic interval from Limnochordia bacterium contains the following:
- a CDS encoding transposase, with amino-acid sequence MMFERGELKEINGEQGVKTTEDFQELMHKMMKEVLEAIYDEDLTDHLGNQKHAEKAGDDANPRNGYRPKTVQSYLEEIKLYVSRDQKSTFDRRVVKNGNVIFPA